Proteins encoded together in one Sulfitobacter pontiacus window:
- the rpmD gene encoding 50S ribosomal protein L30, with amino-acid sequence MAKTIVIKQVGSPIRRPADQRATLIGLGLNKMHRVRELEDTPSVRGMIRKISHMVEIIEEKG; translated from the coding sequence ATGGCTAAGACGATCGTAATCAAGCAGGTTGGCTCGCCAATCCGCCGCCCCGCCGACCAGCGCGCTACGTTGATTGGTCTGGGTCTGAACAAAATGCACCGTGTGCGTGAACTGGAAGACACGCCTTCCGTTCGCGGCATGATCCGCAAGATCTCTCACATGGTTGAGATCATCGAAGAAAAAGGCTGA
- the rpsE gene encoding 30S ribosomal protein S5: protein MARDDNRGGNRRNQRDETPEFADRLVAINRVSKTVKGGKRFGFAALVVVGDQKGRVGFGKGKAKEVPEAIRKATEQAKRQMIRVQLREGRTLHHDMEGRHGAGRVVMRTAPEGTGIIAGGPMRAVFEMLGVKDVVSKSIGTQNPYNMIRATMDGLKKESSPRAVAQRRGKKVADILPKREDNVESSAQVAEEA from the coding sequence ATGGCAAGAGATGACAACCGGGGTGGCAACCGCCGCAACCAACGCGACGAGACACCCGAATTCGCCGACCGCCTAGTGGCGATCAACCGCGTTTCCAAAACCGTTAAGGGTGGTAAGCGCTTTGGCTTCGCTGCACTTGTCGTTGTTGGCGACCAAAAGGGCCGCGTAGGTTTCGGCAAAGGTAAAGCGAAAGAGGTTCCAGAAGCCATTCGCAAAGCCACCGAGCAAGCTAAGCGCCAAATGATCCGCGTTCAGCTGCGCGAAGGCCGCACTTTGCACCACGACATGGAAGGCCGTCACGGCGCCGGTCGCGTTGTAATGCGCACAGCACCAGAAGGTACCGGGATCATCGCCGGTGGTCCAATGCGTGCCGTATTCGAAATGCTGGGTGTAAAGGACGTTGTATCGAAGTCCATCGGGACCCAGAACCCTTACAACATGATCCGCGCCACCATGGACGGCCTGAAAAAAGAATCTTCGCCACGTGCTGTTGCTCAGCGTCGCGGCAAGAAAGTTGCAGACATTCTGCCCAAGCGTGAGGACAATGTTGAATCGTCCGCACAAGTCGCTGAGGAGGCATAA
- the rplR gene encoding 50S ribosomal protein L18: MANSKRQLFLKRRLRVRNKLRRVNAGRLRLSVHRSNKNISAQLIDDVNGVTLASASSMEKDLGVVGKNNIEAATKVGSAIAERAKKAGVSEAYFDRGGFLFHGKIKALADAAREGGLKI; this comes from the coding sequence ATGGCAAACAGCAAAAGACAACTGTTTCTGAAACGCCGCCTGCGCGTTCGGAACAAACTTCGCCGGGTCAACGCAGGGCGTCTTCGCCTCTCCGTTCACCGCTCGAACAAAAACATCAGCGCCCAGCTGATCGACGACGTAAACGGGGTCACATTGGCTTCCGCGTCCTCGATGGAAAAAGACTTGGGCGTTGTTGGCAAGAACAACATCGAAGCAGCGACCAAGGTTGGTTCGGCAATCGCCGAGCGTGCCAAGAAGGCCGGTGTAAGCGAAGCGTATTTTGACCGTGGCGGTTTCCTGTTCCACGGCAAGATCAAAGCTTTGGCCGATGCAGCCCGTGAAGGCGGTCTGAAAATCTAA
- the rplF gene encoding 50S ribosomal protein L6 encodes MSRIGKKPVDLPSGVTASVSGQTIEVKGPKGTRSFKATDDVTLAVEDNVVTITPRGKSKRARQQWGMSRTMVSNLVAGVTEGFKKELEIQGVGYRAAMNGNTLKLNLGLSHDVDYVAPEGVTVTAPKQTEIVVEGIDEQLVGQVAANIRAWRKPEPYKGKGIRYKGEFVFRKEGKKK; translated from the coding sequence ATGTCTCGTATTGGTAAAAAACCGGTCGACCTGCCAAGCGGTGTTACAGCATCCGTGAGCGGCCAGACCATCGAAGTCAAAGGCCCCAAGGGAACACGTTCCTTCAAAGCAACTGACGACGTTACATTGGCTGTCGAAGACAACGTGGTCACCATCACACCACGCGGCAAATCCAAGCGCGCACGCCAGCAGTGGGGCATGAGCCGCACAATGGTAAGCAACCTGGTTGCCGGCGTCACCGAAGGCTTCAAAAAAGAGCTTGAGATCCAGGGTGTTGGTTATCGTGCTGCCATGAACGGCAACACGCTGAAACTGAACCTGGGCCTGTCCCATGATGTTGACTATGTGGCACCTGAAGGTGTGACAGTCACAGCACCGAAACAGACCGAGATTGTGGTAGAAGGCATTGACGAACAGCTTGTTGGTCAGGTCGCTGCGAACATCCGCGCATGGCGTAAGCCCGAGCCCTACAAGGGCAAAGGCATCCGCTATAAGGGTGAGTTCGTCTTCCGCAAAGAAGGCAAGAAGAAGTAA
- the rpsH gene encoding 30S ribosomal protein S8: MNDPIADMLTRIRNSSLRGKSTVMTPASKLRAWVLDVLADEGYIRGYEAKTGADGHPAIEISLKYYEGEPVIRELKRVSKPGRRVYMGVNDIPVVRQGLGVSIVSTPKGVMSDQNARSQNVGGEVLCTVF, translated from the coding sequence ATGAACGATCCTATCGCAGATATGCTGACACGCATCCGTAACTCTTCGCTGCGCGGCAAATCCACTGTCATGACACCTGCTTCCAAGCTGCGTGCATGGGTTCTGGACGTGCTTGCAGACGAAGGCTACATCCGTGGCTACGAAGCAAAAACGGGCGCCGATGGCCACCCCGCGATTGAAATCAGCCTGAAGTACTACGAGGGCGAACCTGTTATTCGTGAGCTGAAGCGGGTTTCCAAGCCCGGTCGCCGCGTCTACATGGGCGTCAATGACATTCCCGTTGTCCGTCAGGGCCTTGGTGTGTCGATTGTCTCCACCCCCAAGGGTGTGATGTCGGATCAGAATGCACGCAGCCAGAATGTTGGCGGCGAAGTGCTCTGCACCGTATTCTAA
- the rpsN gene encoding 30S ribosomal protein S14, producing the protein MAKKSMIEREKKREALVKKYAAKRAALKEIVSDESKPMEERFRASLKLAKLPRNSSAVRLHNRCQLTGRPHAYYRKLKISRIALRDLGSSGQIPGMVKSSW; encoded by the coding sequence ATGGCTAAGAAATCCATGATCGAGCGCGAAAAGAAGCGCGAAGCACTGGTCAAGAAGTACGCTGCCAAGCGCGCTGCCTTGAAAGAGATCGTAAGCGACGAATCCAAGCCGATGGAAGAGCGTTTCCGCGCCTCCCTGAAGCTGGCAAAACTGCCTCGCAACTCCAGCGCTGTGCGTCTGCACAACCGTTGCCAGCTGACAGGCCGTCCACACGCTTACTACCGTAAACTGAAAATTTCGCGGATCGCGCTGCGGGACCTTGGCTCTTCGGGCCAAATCCCCGGCATGGTCAAGTCGAGCTGGTAA
- the rplE gene encoding 50S ribosomal protein L5 → MLDNATYTPRLKGEYADKIRAALKEEFGYKNEMQIPRLDKIVLNIGCGAEAVRDSKKAKSAQEDLTTIAGQKALTTVAKKSIAGFRVREDMPLGAKVTLRGERMYEFLDRLITIAMPRIRDFRGINGNSFDGRGNYAMGLKEHIVFPEIDFDKVDETWGMDIVIATTAKTDAEAKALLKAFNMPFTS, encoded by the coding sequence ATGCTTGATAACGCAACATACACACCCCGCCTGAAGGGCGAATACGCGGACAAAATTCGCGCTGCTCTGAAGGAAGAGTTCGGTTACAAGAACGAAATGCAGATCCCGCGTCTGGATAAAATCGTTCTGAACATCGGCTGTGGTGCAGAAGCTGTTCGTGACAGCAAGAAAGCCAAATCCGCACAGGAAGACCTGACAACAATCGCCGGCCAAAAAGCGCTGACAACTGTTGCCAAGAAATCCATCGCTGGTTTCCGCGTACGTGAAGACATGCCTTTGGGTGCGAAAGTAACCCTGCGTGGCGAGCGTATGTACGAATTCCTGGATCGTCTGATCACGATCGCAATGCCTCGTATCCGCGACTTCCGCGGCATCAACGGCAACAGCTTTGACGGCCGTGGCAACTACGCCATGGGCTTGAAAGAGCACATCGTGTTCCCCGAAATCGACTTTGATAAAGTTGATGAGACTTGGGGAATGGACATCGTGATCGCCACCACGGCGAAAACCGACGCTGAAGCGAAGGCACTGTTGAAAGCGTTCAACATGCCCTTCACATCGTAA
- the rplX gene encoding 50S ribosomal protein L24 → MAAKLRKGDKVIVLAGKDKGKTGSISSVDPKANKAIVDGINMAIRATRQSQTSQGGRIPKAMPIDLSNLALVDANGKATRVGFKIEGDKKVRFAKTTGDVIDA, encoded by the coding sequence ATGGCTGCTAAACTTCGCAAAGGTGACAAAGTCATCGTGCTTGCTGGCAAGGACAAGGGCAAGACGGGTTCCATCTCGTCCGTTGACCCAAAGGCCAACAAAGCAATCGTAGATGGTATCAACATGGCAATCCGCGCCACGCGTCAGTCCCAGACGTCGCAAGGCGGCCGTATTCCCAAAGCGATGCCCATCGATCTGAGCAACCTGGCGCTGGTTGATGCCAACGGCAAAGCAACCCGCGTTGGCTTTAAAATCGAAGGCGACAAGAAAGTGCGCTTTGCAAAAACCACGGGGGACGTGATCGATGCTTGA
- the rplN gene encoding 50S ribosomal protein L14: MIQMQTNLDVADNSGARRVQCIKVLGGSKRKYASVGDIIVVSVKEAIPRGRVKKGDVRKAVVVRTAKEVRREDGTAIRFDRNAAVILNNSNEPVGTRIFGPVVRELRAKNFMKIISLAPEVL, translated from the coding sequence ATGATCCAGATGCAGACCAACCTGGATGTTGCTGACAACAGCGGCGCGCGCCGTGTTCAGTGCATCAAGGTATTGGGTGGTTCCAAGCGTAAATACGCATCCGTCGGCGACATCATTGTCGTGTCGGTCAAGGAAGCCATCCCTCGCGGTCGTGTGAAAAAGGGTGACGTGCGTAAAGCCGTCGTCGTTCGCACTGCCAAGGAAGTTCGTCGTGAAGATGGCACAGCCATCCGTTTCGATCGTAACGCCGCCGTCATCCTGAACAACTCGAATGAACCTGTAGGTACACGTATCTTCGGCCCAGTTGTTCGCGAACTGCGCGCCAAAAACTTCATGAAGATTATCTCGCTTGCGCCGGAGGTGCTGTAA
- the rpsQ gene encoding 30S ribosomal protein S17, producing the protein MPKRILTGTVTSDANAQTVTVSVERRFTHPVLKKTIRKSKKYRAHDENNTFKVGDAVRIIECAPKSKTKRWEVLQAAEA; encoded by the coding sequence ATGCCCAAACGTATCCTGACAGGCACCGTGACAAGCGATGCCAACGCACAGACAGTAACCGTATCCGTAGAGCGTCGCTTTACGCACCCGGTTCTGAAGAAAACCATTCGTAAGTCCAAAAAATACCGGGCGCACGATGAGAACAACACATTTAAAGTGGGCGACGCTGTTCGCATCATCGAATGTGCACCAAAGTCGAAAACCAAACGTTGGGAAGTGCTGCAAGCCGCTGAGGCTTAA
- the rpmC gene encoding 50S ribosomal protein L29, which translates to MNAKELHDKTPDQLRDELVNLKKESFNLRFQQATGQLENSARLKTVKRDVARVKTVLNQKAAAAASAE; encoded by the coding sequence ATGAACGCCAAAGAACTGCACGACAAGACGCCGGATCAACTCCGCGATGAGCTTGTAAACCTGAAAAAAGAATCCTTCAACCTGCGTTTCCAGCAAGCCACAGGCCAGCTGGAGAACTCCGCACGTTTGAAGACCGTTAAGCGTGACGTCGCACGTGTCAAAACCGTTCTGAACCAGAAAGCCGCTGCCGCGGCATCTGCTGAATAA